The Trueperaceae bacterium genome window below encodes:
- a CDS encoding DNA-3-methyladenine glycosylase, with protein sequence MAVRGARALAAPDAVLDPGFYERPADVVAPALLGKLLVVRDEAAGGFRAGRVVETEAYVGQDDLACHASKGLTSRTATLFGPGGHAYVYLIYGMYDMFNVVCQPAGVPHAVLVRAVEPLVPGASAPGLEGLPLLPPAAGGRGDGPGRLTRALGIGRGHDAEALWGPRLYVLDGPPPAAVAVTPRVGVAYSGPWADAPLRYLDPHSRHVSRPSPSQLGSGRRR encoded by the coding sequence GTGGCCGTGAGGGGAGCGCGCGCGCTCGCCGCGCCCGACGCGGTCCTGGACCCCGGCTTCTACGAGCGACCGGCCGACGTCGTGGCGCCCGCGCTGCTGGGCAAGCTGCTCGTCGTGCGCGACGAGGCCGCCGGCGGGTTCAGGGCCGGGCGCGTCGTCGAGACCGAGGCCTACGTGGGGCAGGACGACCTGGCGTGCCACGCCTCGAAGGGGCTCACGAGCCGCACGGCCACGCTCTTCGGACCGGGCGGCCACGCGTACGTCTACCTGATCTACGGCATGTACGACATGTTCAACGTCGTGTGCCAGCCTGCGGGCGTGCCGCACGCCGTCCTGGTGAGGGCGGTCGAGCCGCTGGTCCCCGGCGCGAGCGCCCCCGGGCTCGAGGGCCTGCCCCTCCTGCCTCCCGCCGCCGGCGGCAGGGGCGACGGTCCCGGGCGGCTGACCCGCGCGCTCGGCATCGGGCGCGGGCACGACGCCGAGGCGCTGTGGGGACCGCGCCTCTACGTCCTCGACGGGCCGCCTCCCGCCGCGGTCGCTGTGACCCCGCGCGTGGGCGTGGCCTACTCCGGCCCATGGGCCGACGCGCCGCTGCGGTACCTCGACCCGCACAGCCGCCACGTCTCTCGGCCCTCGCCGTCCCAGCTCGGCAGCGGGCGTCGGCGCTGA
- the glp gene encoding gephyrin-like molybdotransferase Glp has protein sequence MTEHDVSPDRAFELLWSAGAAAMTGSERLPAGEALGRVVREGLASLVDRPPADDSALDGYACHVADSGGASADRPVRLRVVGRSHAGAPHRGALGRGEAVHVATGGLVPPGAHGEVGVVGVEHASEEGGYVSLTRPASTSAVRARARDLRAGEVYLRPGDELGPVQVGLVAGMGHTEVEVALRPRVAVISTGDELVRPGRPLAPGQVYESNLPTLVSAARACGYEVARAGRVPDDPDALAQLLDELAADRVDLALTIGGISQGEREPVKGVLEAHGAAVFRRVTARPGGPLTFFRYRGLPVLALPGNPVSSLVCFHLFARAYLDAALGRTAPPPYRARLRARATHDLRPDAKTMFHRAFLRVDERGAEVSPFHDQSSAVSRSLVEGDCLAVAPPGGVRAGEVVEVIPLRWP, from the coding sequence GTGACCGAGCACGACGTCTCCCCCGACCGCGCCTTCGAGCTGCTGTGGTCCGCCGGCGCCGCGGCCATGACGGGCAGCGAGCGCCTGCCCGCGGGCGAGGCCCTCGGACGCGTGGTGCGCGAGGGGCTGGCCAGCCTCGTCGACCGCCCGCCCGCCGACGACTCGGCCCTCGACGGCTACGCCTGCCACGTCGCGGACAGCGGAGGCGCCTCGGCGGATAGACCGGTCCGTCTAAGGGTGGTGGGCCGCTCGCACGCGGGCGCGCCGCACCGCGGCGCGCTGGGGAGGGGCGAGGCCGTCCACGTCGCCACGGGCGGCCTCGTGCCGCCCGGCGCGCACGGCGAGGTCGGGGTCGTCGGCGTCGAGCACGCCAGCGAGGAGGGGGGCTACGTCTCCCTCACGCGCCCGGCCAGCACGTCGGCGGTGCGAGCCCGGGCGCGCGACCTCCGCGCCGGCGAGGTCTACCTGCGGCCCGGCGACGAGCTCGGACCCGTCCAGGTGGGCCTCGTCGCGGGCATGGGGCACACCGAGGTCGAGGTGGCCCTGAGGCCGCGCGTGGCCGTGATCTCCACGGGCGACGAGCTGGTGCGGCCCGGCCGGCCCCTCGCGCCCGGTCAGGTGTACGAGTCGAACCTGCCCACCCTGGTGTCGGCGGCGCGCGCCTGCGGCTACGAGGTCGCGCGGGCGGGGCGCGTGCCCGACGACCCTGACGCGCTCGCCCAGCTCCTCGACGAGCTCGCCGCGGACCGCGTCGACCTGGCCCTGACGATCGGCGGGATCTCGCAGGGCGAGCGCGAGCCCGTGAAGGGCGTCCTGGAGGCCCACGGCGCGGCGGTGTTCCGGCGCGTCACGGCCAGGCCGGGCGGCCCCCTGACGTTCTTCCGCTACCGCGGGCTGCCGGTGCTGGCCCTGCCCGGCAACCCCGTCTCGAGCCTGGTGTGCTTCCACCTCTTCGCGCGCGCCTACCTCGACGCGGCGCTCGGCCGCACCGCCCCGCCCCCCTACCGCGCGCGTCTGCGGGCGCGGGCCACGCACGACCTGAGGCCGGACGCCAAGACCATGTTCCACCGGGCCTTCCTGCGCGTCGACGAGCGCGGCGCCGAGGTCAGCCCGTTCCACGACCAGTCGTCGGCGGTGTCGCGCTCGCTCGTCGAGGGCGACTGCCTGGCCGTGGCGCCGCCCGGCGGCGTGCGCGCCGGCGAGGTCGTCGAGGTGATCCCGCTGCGGTGGCCGTGA
- a CDS encoding NADP-dependent isocitrate dehydrogenase, with the protein MTTQDRPTIHWTKVDEAPALATYSLLPIVRAYAAAAGIAVETKDISLAGRILARFPEHLREDQRVPDDLAFLGELARTPRANIIKLPNISASVPQLKAAVRELQEKGFAVPDYPDEPATDAEREARARYDRVKGSAVNPVLREGNSDRRAPPSVKAYARAHPHAMGAWSPDSRSHVSTMAAGDFRSTEVSTTVAPDQAGDARIEHVSEGGEVTVLNGRVPLEAGEVVDAAVMSREALRAFLAEQVEDARRRGVLFSVHLKATMMKVSDPVIFGHAVEVFFADVFAKHAQAFARIGVDPNEGLGALYARLGDLPEDERAAVEDDLRAALRRGPDLAMVDSDRGITNLHVPSDVIIDASMPAAIRNSGRMWGPDGQARDTKFVIPDSTYAGIYQVVIDDCKAHGAFDPRTMGSVPNVGLMAQKAEEYGSHDKTFVVERQGTVRVVAANGETLLERPVAPGDIYRTSTVKDAPVRDWVGLAVARARATGAPAVFWLDRERPHDAQVIAKVERYLREHDLSGLDVRIMAPVDAMRFSLERIRRGLDTISVTGNVLRDYLTDLFPIMELGTSAKMLSVVPLMNGGGLFETGAGGSAPKHVQQFLAENHLRWDSLGEFLALAASLEHLAARMGEPRAQVLADALDRATARFLESGRSPSRKVGEIDTRGSHFYLALYWAQELAGQAEDAALAARFAGLAAALTEGEARIDAELLAVQGRPVDLGGYYLPDDAKAAAAMRPSATFNAALAAFAAAAEGSRAAT; encoded by the coding sequence ATGACCACGCAGGACAGGCCGACGATCCACTGGACCAAGGTCGACGAGGCGCCCGCCCTGGCGACCTACTCCCTGCTGCCGATAGTGCGGGCGTACGCGGCGGCCGCCGGCATCGCCGTGGAGACGAAGGACATCTCCCTCGCCGGACGCATCCTGGCCCGGTTCCCCGAGCACCTGCGCGAGGACCAGCGCGTCCCGGACGACCTCGCCTTCCTCGGCGAGCTGGCCAGGACGCCGCGGGCGAACATCATCAAGCTCCCGAACATCAGCGCCTCGGTGCCGCAGCTCAAGGCCGCCGTGCGCGAACTGCAGGAGAAGGGCTTCGCCGTCCCCGACTACCCCGACGAGCCCGCCACCGACGCCGAGCGCGAGGCCCGCGCGCGCTACGACAGGGTCAAGGGCAGCGCCGTGAACCCCGTCCTGCGCGAGGGCAACTCGGACCGCCGCGCGCCGCCGTCGGTGAAGGCGTACGCGCGCGCGCACCCGCACGCGATGGGCGCCTGGAGCCCCGACTCGCGCTCGCACGTGTCTACGATGGCCGCCGGCGACTTCCGCTCGACCGAGGTCTCGACCACCGTGGCCCCGGACCAGGCCGGCGACGCGCGCATCGAGCACGTGAGCGAGGGCGGCGAGGTCACGGTCCTCAACGGACGCGTGCCGCTCGAGGCCGGCGAGGTCGTCGACGCCGCCGTGATGAGCAGGGAGGCCCTGCGCGCGTTCCTGGCCGAGCAGGTCGAGGACGCCAGGCGCCGGGGCGTCCTCTTCTCCGTCCACCTCAAGGCGACGATGATGAAGGTCTCCGACCCGGTGATCTTCGGGCACGCCGTCGAGGTCTTCTTCGCCGACGTCTTCGCCAAGCACGCGCAGGCGTTCGCCCGCATCGGGGTCGACCCGAACGAGGGCCTCGGGGCGCTCTACGCCCGCCTCGGCGACCTGCCGGAGGACGAGAGGGCGGCCGTCGAGGACGACCTGCGCGCGGCCCTCCGGCGCGGGCCCGACCTCGCGATGGTCGACTCGGACAGGGGCATCACGAACCTGCACGTCCCCAGCGACGTGATCATCGACGCCTCGATGCCGGCGGCGATACGGAACTCGGGCCGCATGTGGGGCCCCGACGGGCAGGCGCGCGACACGAAGTTCGTGATCCCGGACAGCACCTACGCCGGCATCTACCAGGTCGTCATCGACGACTGCAAGGCGCACGGCGCGTTCGACCCCCGGACGATGGGCTCGGTCCCCAACGTCGGGCTGATGGCGCAGAAGGCCGAGGAGTACGGCTCGCACGACAAGACCTTCGTGGTCGAGCGCCAAGGCACCGTCCGCGTGGTCGCGGCGAACGGGGAGACGCTGCTCGAGCGGCCCGTGGCGCCGGGCGACATCTACCGCACCTCGACCGTGAAGGACGCGCCCGTGCGCGACTGGGTCGGGCTGGCCGTCGCGCGCGCGAGGGCGACGGGCGCGCCGGCCGTGTTCTGGCTCGACCGCGAGCGGCCGCACGACGCCCAGGTCATCGCGAAGGTCGAGAGGTACCTGCGGGAGCACGACCTCTCCGGCCTCGACGTCCGCATCATGGCGCCGGTGGACGCGATGCGCTTCTCCCTCGAGCGCATCAGGCGGGGCCTCGACACGATCTCCGTGACGGGCAACGTGCTGCGCGACTACCTGACCGACCTCTTCCCGATCATGGAGCTGGGCACCAGCGCGAAGATGCTCTCGGTGGTCCCGCTCATGAACGGCGGCGGGCTCTTCGAGACCGGCGCCGGCGGCTCAGCGCCGAAGCACGTGCAGCAGTTCCTGGCGGAGAACCACCTGCGCTGGGACTCGCTCGGCGAGTTCCTGGCGCTGGCCGCCTCGCTCGAGCACCTCGCCGCCCGGATGGGCGAACCGCGGGCCCAAGTGCTGGCCGACGCCCTCGACAGGGCCACGGCGCGCTTCCTGGAGAGCGGCAGGTCGCCGTCGCGGAAGGTGGGCGAGATCGACACGCGCGGCAGCCACTTCTACCTGGCGCTCTACTGGGCGCAGGAGCTGGCCGGCCAGGCCGAGGACGCCGCCCTGGCCGCGCGCTTCGCGGGCCTGGCCGCGGCGCTGACGGAGGGCGAGGCGCGCATCGACGCCGAGCTGCTGGCCGTGCAGGGCCGGCCCGTCGACCTGGGAGGCTACTACCTGCCGGACGACGCCAAGGCCGCGGCGGCGATGCGCCCTAGCGCCACCTTCAACGCGGCCCTGGCGGCGTTCGCCGCGGCCGCCGAGGGTTCCCGCGCGGCGACCTAG
- a CDS encoding NUDIX hydrolase, which produces MARREFVVAAAILLDAQGRVLLVGNDWQGHGRVRYTLPGGVVERGESTLDALRREVLEETGLEITGVEHLAYAVHVEDRRRNDRAVSFAFKARYSGLLNPRDPDGFIVEARFFPLEEVRARVPIPPLRDPLVTYLRDGVAGRFYSYAGWDGRGARQV; this is translated from the coding sequence GTGGCGCGGCGTGAGTTCGTCGTTGCCGCGGCCATACTCCTGGACGCTCAGGGACGCGTCCTGCTCGTAGGCAACGACTGGCAAGGCCACGGACGGGTCCGCTACACCCTCCCGGGAGGCGTCGTCGAGCGCGGGGAGTCGACCCTCGACGCCCTCAGGAGGGAGGTGCTCGAGGAGACCGGGCTCGAGATCACGGGCGTCGAGCACCTGGCGTACGCCGTGCACGTCGAGGACAGGCGGCGCAACGACCGCGCCGTGTCCTTCGCGTTCAAGGCCCGCTACAGCGGGCTCCTGAACCCGCGCGACCCCGACGGCTTCATCGTCGAGGCCCGGTTCTTCCCGCTCGAAGAGGTCAGGGCACGCGTGCCCATACCGCCGCTGCGCGACCCGCTCGTCACCTACCTCAGGGACGGCGTCGCCGGGCGCTTCTACTCGTACGCCGGCTGGGACGGCAGGGGCGCGCGGCAGGTGTGA
- the prfA gene encoding peptide chain release factor 1, with product MRRELENLTQELDELERSLSDPALLSDPRRYRQAAKRHAELKEIVDLGRRREALRRQADDARSLLSDPDLAEEARAELAALTARLEEVDAELERLLLPKDPYDEKSVIVELRAAAGGDEASLFVREVLEMYLRYAASLGYRTEVVDSTPTEVGGLAKVSFEVVGEGAYSHFKYESGVHRVQRVPATESQGRIHTSTITVAVMPEADEVDVQLSPADYRVDVFRSSGPGGQSVNTTDSAVRITYKPGTDEEIVVTCQEGKSQIKNKEKALQVLRARLLERERLRAQDEARQARLVQIGTGERSERVRTYNFPQSRVTDHRIGFTTNDLAGVLSGDLHELTAALQAEEQARALAGMAVSAGEARALAGPGGAA from the coding sequence ATGAGACGAGAGCTCGAGAACCTCACCCAGGAGCTCGACGAGCTGGAGCGCAGCCTGTCGGACCCGGCGCTGCTGTCGGACCCGCGGCGCTACAGGCAGGCCGCCAAGCGGCACGCCGAGCTCAAGGAGATCGTCGACCTCGGGAGGCGACGCGAGGCGCTCAGGCGCCAGGCCGACGACGCTCGCAGCCTGCTGTCCGACCCGGACCTGGCCGAGGAGGCCAGGGCCGAGCTGGCCGCGCTCACCGCCAGGCTCGAGGAGGTCGACGCCGAGCTGGAGCGGCTCCTCCTGCCCAAGGACCCCTACGACGAGAAGAGCGTGATCGTCGAGCTGCGCGCCGCCGCCGGCGGCGACGAGGCGTCGCTGTTCGTCCGCGAGGTACTGGAGATGTACCTGCGCTACGCGGCCAGCCTCGGCTACCGCACGGAGGTCGTCGACTCGACGCCCACCGAGGTCGGCGGCCTGGCGAAGGTCTCCTTCGAGGTCGTGGGCGAGGGTGCGTACAGCCACTTCAAGTACGAGTCGGGAGTCCACCGCGTGCAGCGCGTGCCCGCCACCGAGTCGCAGGGGCGCATCCACACCAGCACGATCACCGTGGCGGTCATGCCGGAGGCCGACGAGGTCGACGTCCAGCTCTCCCCCGCCGACTACCGCGTCGACGTGTTCCGCTCCAGCGGACCCGGCGGCCAGTCCGTGAACACCACGGACTCGGCGGTGCGCATCACCTACAAGCCGGGCACCGACGAGGAGATCGTCGTCACCTGCCAGGAGGGCAAGTCGCAGATCAAGAACAAGGAGAAGGCGCTGCAGGTGCTGCGCGCCAGGCTCCTGGAGCGCGAGCGCCTCCGCGCGCAGGACGAGGCGCGGCAGGCGCGGCTCGTCCAGATCGGCACCGGTGAGCGCAGCGAGCGCGTGCGCACCTACAACTTCCCGCAGTCGCGCGTGACCGACCACCGCATCGGGTTCACGACCAACGACCTCGCCGGCGTGCTGTCCGGCGACCTGCACGAGCTGACCGCCGCCCTCCAGGCCGAGGAGCAGGCGCGCGCCCTGGCAGGCATGGCCGTGAGCGCCGGCGAGGCCCGCGCGCTGGCGGGACCCGGTGGCGCGGCGTGA
- a CDS encoding ABC transporter substrate-binding protein yields the protein MPVLLALAAALLLPWSTAQGAAPAVKVGVIVSRTGEARTAGAAQSLAATGWADFARAGRGLVTATSVEVVDDAGSPTRAAELARDLADDGAWALVCCTTPAATAAVRDVAEELGLLLLALSDPAPLELATRGPSYWTFGLWPSEADALAAVVADALAEGRGTFALMTTADGYGEAVASTLGSLLGYAGMRLVHEERFATGTDELRPEALVVATNQPGAVAVWAPGPDTAVAVAALRARGYEGLVYARSALVAPGGPRLTAATYEDVRFAVPPAYVADDLPASHACSAEVAGVAERVAQLYGGVADLPAAAGVVDALDLIAAALEQLYVLQVPLDSPLPVLRQALRDAAVGLPPRCGGSGALDLQEGRPSAVVPGSLVAAEVGPRGDLRLP from the coding sequence GTGCCGGTCCTGCTCGCCCTCGCCGCCGCGCTCCTCCTGCCCTGGTCGACGGCGCAGGGCGCCGCCCCCGCGGTGAAGGTCGGCGTGATCGTCTCGCGCACCGGCGAGGCGCGGACCGCGGGGGCAGCGCAGTCGCTGGCGGCGACGGGCTGGGCCGACTTCGCCCGGGCCGGCCGCGGCCTCGTGACCGCGACGAGCGTCGAGGTCGTCGACGACGCCGGCTCCCCGACGCGGGCCGCGGAGCTGGCGCGCGACCTCGCCGACGACGGCGCCTGGGCCCTCGTCTGCTGCACGACGCCGGCGGCGACCGCGGCGGTCAGGGACGTCGCGGAGGAGCTGGGGCTGCTGCTCCTCGCCCTCAGCGACCCCGCGCCGCTCGAGCTCGCGACCAGGGGGCCCAGCTACTGGACGTTCGGGCTCTGGCCCAGCGAGGCCGACGCCCTGGCGGCCGTCGTCGCCGACGCCCTGGCGGAGGGACGCGGCACCTTCGCTCTCATGACGACCGCCGACGGGTACGGCGAGGCCGTCGCGTCCACGCTGGGCTCGCTCCTCGGCTACGCCGGCATGCGCCTCGTGCACGAGGAGCGCTTCGCGACGGGCACCGACGAGCTCAGGCCAGAGGCCCTCGTCGTCGCCACGAACCAGCCCGGCGCCGTGGCCGTGTGGGCGCCCGGTCCCGACACCGCGGTGGCCGTCGCCGCGCTGCGGGCGCGGGGCTACGAGGGCCTCGTCTACGCGCGCTCGGCCCTCGTGGCGCCGGGGGGACCGCGCCTAACCGCCGCCACCTACGAGGACGTGCGCTTCGCGGTGCCTCCCGCCTACGTCGCCGACGACCTGCCCGCCTCGCACGCCTGCAGCGCCGAGGTCGCCGGCGTCGCGGAGCGCGTCGCGCAGCTCTACGGCGGCGTCGCGGACCTGCCCGCCGCCGCCGGCGTGGTCGACGCCCTCGACCTGATCGCGGCCGCGCTAGAGCAGCTCTACGTGCTCCAGGTCCCGCTGGACAGCCCCCTGCCCGTGCTGCGTCAGGCGCTGCGCGACGCGGCGGTCGGCCTGCCGCCGCGTTGCGGGGGATCGGGCGCGCTCGACCTGCAGGAGGGCCGGCCCAGCGCCGTCGTGCCCGGCAGCCTGGTCGCGGCTGAGGTCGGACCGCGCGGCGACCTGCGCCTGCCCTGA
- a CDS encoding tetratricopeptide repeat protein encodes MLRQLLQPVLRRRRGVAVALWGEPGIGKSHAAARLLAELPCRSASVAATAPLAALAGLLPRPGRLAGWASATLARLRAGAPVEPARALEAVAAALVASSPFVLHVEDLHEAGDERAGFLRELAATVRRTPGVGLLATSRTDPGAPFERVRAEPLSRHEVRDLLVAALGADPPAEAAAWIADRSGGNPLFALEYLRYLGRQGHLWSDGRSWHWRRPGPDAPPPTVEALIEHFLAGALVGDDIAAVAAARALLPAGADDELGALAAGLEPAAWRSADRELARRGVVANGAFVHPLYREAAARLVPAARRREVARRALAAPDLAPAHVAALVSDAELEAREAVDLLRRTAAAARAGGDDATAGRLLASASERATGEESGALALEAAGLLAGRDYPLMLALAERAARLLEDPTEALLLQAAGLSVRGDHGAMRRVLAGLPAEAKRGAAWLERQVRLLHQAGLREELISAWEASPHRDECGGGTVHFVGWAYLHAGRPRVAAALVDQWLARPTTDEEGAADLKELRASIAFYLGDHAAAETTFTELLERAAARGGVTPPNVANLLRNRAVARMQQARVAESLQDLQAALRVYEEVGHGLHYAGTLVMMSYAYQDMGAYERAEEVLTEALEVVQRAGDARFVNGVAAQLADLYLEWPGWAHPALALRYAAQAAETAPPEGLESVTAAYLLSRARTATGRAAEGLELAERALAMSRAAELAEAELASRFALGLALEALGRPAEAREAFETASARAARLGLPLHAHRYGLEVDRLAGDRESAARRESWFAERGLGHGVNLVRRYFPPPDEGAGARPQQGAASLRLEVLGPMRLRRADGTAPVRGARRRALLLALVEARLAGQTEAGRLALVEALYPHGDEPRAMASLKQLVSDLRRDLGASAIVTTAAGYALGDVATDVEEFLATGDTSLWRGELGEGADWQVRESVLRRLQVALAAAAEARLGSDPAEAARSAGLLRRLDPYDAGTLRLHLRALAAAGLRRTLAEEYERARSLFAEVGEALPAGPAELLEPATE; translated from the coding sequence ATGCTGCGGCAGCTCCTGCAGCCCGTCCTCCGCCGGCGTCGTGGCGTGGCCGTGGCCCTCTGGGGCGAGCCGGGCATCGGCAAGAGCCACGCGGCGGCGCGGCTCCTGGCGGAGCTGCCCTGCCGGAGCGCGAGCGTGGCCGCGACCGCGCCGCTGGCGGCGCTGGCGGGCCTGCTGCCCAGGCCGGGCCGGCTGGCCGGCTGGGCGTCGGCGACGCTCGCGAGGCTGCGGGCCGGCGCCCCCGTCGAGCCCGCCCGCGCGCTGGAGGCCGTGGCGGCCGCCCTCGTGGCGTCGTCCCCGTTCGTGCTGCACGTGGAGGACCTCCACGAGGCGGGAGACGAGCGCGCCGGGTTCCTCCGCGAGCTCGCCGCCACGGTCCGCCGGACGCCCGGCGTGGGCCTGCTGGCGACCAGCAGGACCGACCCCGGAGCGCCCTTCGAGCGCGTCAGGGCGGAGCCCCTGTCCCGGCACGAGGTCCGCGATCTCCTCGTCGCGGCCCTGGGCGCCGACCCGCCCGCCGAGGCGGCCGCCTGGATCGCCGACAGGTCGGGCGGCAACCCCCTCTTCGCCCTCGAGTACCTGCGCTACCTGGGCAGGCAGGGCCACCTCTGGAGCGACGGGCGGTCCTGGCACTGGCGCCGGCCCGGCCCCGACGCGCCGCCGCCGACGGTCGAGGCGCTGATCGAGCACTTCCTCGCCGGCGCGCTGGTCGGCGACGACATCGCCGCCGTCGCCGCCGCCAGGGCCCTGCTGCCCGCCGGGGCCGACGACGAGCTCGGGGCCCTGGCCGCGGGCCTCGAGCCGGCCGCCTGGCGGTCCGCCGACCGCGAGCTGGCGCGGCGCGGCGTGGTGGCGAACGGCGCGTTCGTCCACCCGCTGTACCGCGAGGCCGCGGCCAGGCTGGTCCCCGCCGCGCGGCGCCGCGAGGTCGCCCGGCGGGCGCTGGCCGCGCCCGACCTCGCGCCGGCCCACGTCGCCGCCCTCGTATCGGACGCGGAGCTGGAGGCGCGCGAGGCCGTGGACCTCCTCAGGCGCACCGCCGCGGCGGCGCGCGCCGGCGGCGACGACGCCACGGCCGGGCGGCTGCTGGCGTCGGCGAGCGAACGCGCGACGGGCGAGGAGAGCGGGGCGCTGGCGCTGGAGGCCGCGGGGCTGCTGGCGGGCAGGGACTACCCGCTGATGCTCGCGCTCGCCGAGAGGGCGGCCCGGCTCCTCGAGGACCCCACCGAGGCCCTGCTGCTGCAGGCGGCGGGGCTCTCGGTGCGAGGCGACCACGGGGCGATGAGGCGCGTGCTCGCCGGTCTGCCCGCCGAGGCCAAGCGCGGGGCCGCCTGGCTCGAGCGCCAGGTGCGCCTCCTCCATCAGGCCGGTCTGCGCGAGGAGCTGATCTCCGCCTGGGAGGCCTCGCCGCACCGGGACGAGTGCGGCGGCGGCACCGTCCACTTCGTCGGCTGGGCCTACCTGCACGCCGGACGCCCGCGCGTCGCGGCCGCGCTCGTCGACCAGTGGCTGGCCAGACCCACCACCGACGAGGAGGGCGCCGCCGACCTCAAGGAGCTGAGGGCGAGCATCGCCTTCTACCTAGGCGACCACGCGGCGGCGGAGACGACCTTCACCGAGCTGCTCGAGCGGGCCGCCGCCCGCGGCGGCGTGACGCCGCCCAACGTCGCCAACCTCCTGCGCAACCGCGCCGTCGCCCGCATGCAGCAGGCGCGCGTCGCCGAAAGCCTCCAGGACCTCCAGGCGGCGCTCCGCGTCTACGAGGAGGTGGGCCACGGCCTCCACTACGCCGGCACGCTCGTGATGATGAGCTACGCCTACCAGGACATGGGGGCCTACGAGCGCGCCGAGGAGGTGCTGACGGAGGCCCTCGAGGTCGTCCAGCGCGCGGGCGACGCGCGGTTCGTGAACGGCGTGGCGGCGCAGCTCGCCGACCTCTACCTCGAGTGGCCCGGCTGGGCGCACCCCGCGCTCGCGCTGAGGTACGCCGCCCAGGCCGCGGAGACGGCGCCGCCTGAGGGCCTGGAGAGCGTCACCGCCGCCTACCTCCTCTCGCGCGCCCGCACCGCCACGGGCCGCGCCGCCGAGGGGCTCGAGCTGGCCGAGCGGGCCCTGGCCATGTCGCGCGCGGCCGAGCTCGCCGAGGCCGAGCTGGCGTCACGCTTCGCGCTGGGGCTCGCGCTGGAGGCGCTCGGGCGCCCGGCGGAGGCCAGGGAGGCGTTCGAGACGGCCAGCGCGCGAGCCGCCCGGCTGGGCCTGCCCCTGCACGCGCACCGCTACGGCCTCGAGGTCGACCGCCTGGCCGGCGACAGGGAGAGCGCGGCGCGGCGCGAGAGCTGGTTCGCCGAACGCGGCCTCGGGCACGGGGTGAACCTGGTCAGGCGCTACTTCCCGCCGCCGGACGAGGGCGCGGGCGCCCGCCCGCAGCAGGGTGCCGCGTCCCTGCGCCTCGAGGTCCTGGGCCCCATGCGCCTGCGCCGGGCCGACGGCACCGCGCCCGTGAGGGGCGCCAGGCGCCGGGCCCTGCTGCTCGCGCTGGTCGAGGCGCGGCTCGCCGGCCAGACCGAGGCGGGGCGGCTTGCGCTCGTGGAGGCGCTGTACCCGCACGGCGACGAGCCTAGGGCGATGGCCAGCCTCAAGCAGCTCGTCAGCGACCTCCGGCGGGACCTGGGTGCGTCGGCGATCGTCACCACGGCCGCCGGCTACGCGCTCGGCGACGTGGCCACCGACGTCGAGGAGTTCCTGGCGACGGGCGACACGTCCCTGTGGCGCGGCGAGCTCGGCGAGGGCGCCGACTGGCAGGTGCGCGAGAGCGTGCTGCGGCGGCTCCAGGTCGCGCTGGCCGCGGCCGCCGAGGCCCGTCTGGGCTCCGACCCGGCCGAGGCGGCCAGGTCCGCGGGGCTGCTGCGTCGGCTCGACCCCTACGACGCGGGGACCCTGCGCCTGCACCTCCGCGCGCTGGCCGCCGCCGGCCTCCGCAGGACCCTCGCCGAGGAGTACGAGCGCGCCCGCTCGCTCTTCGCCGAGGTCGGCGAGGCGCTGCCGGCGGGACCGGCGGAGCTCCTCGAGCCGGCCACCGAGTAG